From a region of the Paenibacillus lutimineralis genome:
- a CDS encoding FtsW/RodA/SpoVE family cell cycle protein codes for MLDRLKRFDFVILFILMLFMGISIAVLYSATMNTAYQGYHMQMLKYYIFGFFVLAVISLVNYRILLKLAPYIYLLGLGLLVLVNFIGNTYHNATGWMTIPVVRMSFQPAEFFKLPLVLFLSYILFRKQKPKLGFWRDVLPMCLITFIPFAAVMVQNDLGNALSYLVILGGMLWIGNIKYTHAFLAAVLLVGAVIGGIGAYKKHHDEIQQFLVDIGRQHWINRIDPWLMPEVATDDAAYHTRNAKMAIAAGGMSGEGYMQGENVQSDRVPFTYSDSIFVVIAEEFGFVGSSVVLLLYFVLIHRLILISLECKERAGPYLIVGIVSMLLYQIFENVGMFIGLMPLTGITLPFISYGGTSLVINMICMGLAISIRLYEEEKKKEHHHSALSL; via the coding sequence ATACTAGACAGGTTAAAAAGATTTGACTTCGTCATTCTGTTTATTCTGATGCTATTTATGGGTATTAGCATCGCCGTTCTGTATAGTGCAACCATGAACACGGCGTATCAGGGATACCATATGCAAATGCTGAAATATTATATTTTTGGTTTTTTTGTTCTAGCTGTTATCTCCTTGGTCAATTACCGGATTCTGCTCAAATTGGCTCCTTATATTTACTTGCTTGGACTCGGCCTGCTGGTACTCGTAAATTTTATCGGGAACACCTATCATAACGCCACAGGATGGATGACGATCCCGGTGGTTAGGATGAGCTTCCAACCTGCTGAATTTTTCAAGCTGCCTCTAGTGCTATTCCTAAGTTATATACTATTTCGCAAGCAAAAGCCTAAGCTGGGATTCTGGCGGGACGTCCTACCGATGTGTCTCATTACATTCATTCCATTCGCCGCAGTTATGGTGCAGAATGATCTGGGGAACGCGCTAAGCTATCTTGTCATACTTGGCGGTATGCTATGGATTGGGAATATTAAATACACCCATGCCTTTCTAGCAGCAGTCTTATTGGTAGGAGCAGTCATCGGGGGGATTGGGGCATATAAGAAACATCATGATGAGATTCAGCAATTTCTCGTCGATATCGGCCGCCAACACTGGATCAATCGGATTGATCCTTGGCTGATGCCAGAGGTGGCTACGGATGATGCGGCTTATCATACGAGAAATGCCAAGATGGCGATCGCTGCCGGCGGTATGAGCGGCGAGGGCTATATGCAGGGGGAGAATGTGCAGTCCGATCGGGTTCCTTTTACATATTCGGACTCAATTTTCGTCGTGATTGCTGAAGAATTCGGCTTTGTCGGTAGTTCAGTTGTGCTGCTGTTGTATTTTGTGCTCATCCATCGCTTGATATTGATATCATTGGAATGCAAGGAACGAGCCGGTCCTTACCTAATCGTAGGCATTGTGTCCATGCTCCTCTATCAAATCTTTGAGAATGTCGGGATGTTCATTGGACTGATGCCACTTACCGGAATCACGCTGCCATTTATCAGTTATGGCGGAACTTCGCTTGTGATTAATATGATTTGCATGGGTCTAGCGATCAGCATTCGCCTTTATGAAGAAGAGAAGAAGAAGGAACATCATCATTCTGCGTTGAGTTTATAA
- a CDS encoding PTS transporter subunit EIIC codes for MLAKLQKLGKSLMLPVATLPAAGILQGLALIDYEKDLRLGSAVGGFINQYIATFLNAGASAIFGNLALIFAIGVAIGFAGDAVAALSALISYMVLTKVLAEIPGVFSFIADDVKLDMGVLGGIFTGLWAAYLYNKYHNIKLPDWLGFFAGKRFVPIVTAASTMVFAVFAGMIWSPIQDAISVFGNWVVGLGGIGSLVFGIANRLLIPLGLHHVLNSIAWFQIGDFTNAAGEVVHGDLWRFFAGDKSAGMFMTGFFPIMMFAMPGAALAFIHTAKPSKRKMVASLVIGSAVASFLTGITEPLEFAFMFVAPVLYVVHAILTGLSGLIMYLLDVKLGFAFSAGLIDYLVNMKLSTNAWILLPVGVGFFLLYYFLFRIIIVKFNLKTLGREDDSEEDAEADASSGDRVVSSSDSRAAQILEQIGGPSNIQSVDACITRLRLVVRDDKKVNDSALKKLGASGVMRLGQGAVQVVFGPKSEAIKDEINKML; via the coding sequence ATGCTAGCAAAACTCCAAAAGCTTGGCAAATCGCTCATGCTTCCGGTTGCAACACTACCTGCAGCAGGGATTTTGCAAGGTTTGGCTCTGATTGATTATGAGAAGGATTTACGTCTCGGTTCGGCAGTTGGAGGATTCATCAATCAATATATTGCTACTTTCTTAAATGCAGGTGCATCGGCCATTTTTGGCAATTTGGCTCTGATCTTTGCAATCGGTGTCGCGATCGGGTTTGCCGGAGATGCGGTAGCAGCATTGTCGGCACTTATTTCTTACATGGTGTTAACCAAAGTACTGGCAGAAATCCCTGGTGTGTTTTCCTTTATCGCGGATGATGTCAAATTGGATATGGGGGTTCTGGGCGGTATCTTTACAGGTCTATGGGCTGCCTATTTATACAATAAATACCATAATATTAAGTTGCCAGATTGGCTTGGTTTCTTTGCAGGGAAACGGTTCGTTCCAATTGTCACGGCAGCAAGTACGATGGTTTTCGCAGTGTTTGCTGGCATGATCTGGAGCCCAATTCAAGATGCAATCAGTGTTTTTGGTAACTGGGTCGTAGGACTTGGAGGCATCGGATCATTGGTATTTGGTATTGCAAACCGGCTGTTGATCCCGCTTGGTTTGCATCACGTTCTGAATTCAATCGCCTGGTTCCAAATCGGTGATTTCACGAATGCAGCTGGTGAGGTTGTACACGGTGACTTGTGGCGTTTCTTCGCTGGAGATAAATCAGCAGGGATGTTCATGACCGGCTTCTTCCCAATCATGATGTTTGCTATGCCGGGTGCGGCGCTGGCGTTTATTCATACAGCTAAGCCATCCAAACGTAAAATGGTAGCTTCTCTCGTTATCGGTTCCGCTGTTGCTTCTTTCTTGACAGGTATTACTGAACCGCTTGAATTTGCGTTTATGTTCGTTGCACCAGTCCTGTATGTTGTGCACGCGATTTTGACTGGGCTTTCAGGACTGATTATGTACCTGCTAGATGTTAAGCTAGGATTCGCCTTCTCGGCTGGTTTGATCGACTATCTCGTCAACATGAAGCTGTCGACGAACGCATGGATATTGCTGCCGGTAGGTGTTGGATTCTTCCTGTTGTACTACTTCCTGTTCCGCATTATCATCGTCAAGTTCAACTTGAAGACGCTTGGACGTGAAGATGATAGCGAAGAAGACGCAGAGGCCGATGCCTCCAGTGGGGATCGGGTTGTATCCTCCTCCGACAGTCGCGCTGCCCAGATCTTGGAGCAGATCGGTGGACCAAGCAATATTCAGTCTGTAGATGCATGTATCACTCGTCTTCGCCTAGTCGTTAGGGATGATAAGAAGGTGAATGATTCAGCACTTAAGAAGCTAGGCGCTTCCGGTGTAATGAGACTCGGTCAAGGCGCAGTTCAGGTTGTATTCGGTCCGAAATCCGAAGCGATCAAGGACGAAATCAATAAGATGTTGTAA
- a CDS encoding PTS sugar transporter subunit IIA translates to MFSKWRKKSTESKQFEILAPVTGKAVPLTEVPDEAFAAGHMGKGIAIEPTEGKLISPFEGTVVHVIKSNHAVMLEHASGLQFLFHIGINTVSLKGEGFTSHVNIGDKVKAGQVLIEFDTAKIASAGYPTITPIIVTNADEVTESLEGLSGQVTAGQDVILKAVMKS, encoded by the coding sequence ATGTTTTCTAAATGGAGAAAGAAATCAACTGAGAGCAAGCAATTCGAAATTTTAGCACCGGTAACAGGCAAGGCCGTTCCATTAACGGAGGTTCCAGATGAGGCGTTTGCAGCAGGGCATATGGGCAAGGGGATCGCGATTGAGCCAACAGAGGGTAAATTGATCTCACCTTTCGAAGGCACCGTCGTACATGTGATCAAATCGAACCATGCCGTCATGCTGGAGCATGCTTCAGGGCTGCAATTTCTGTTCCACATCGGTATTAACACCGTTTCATTGAAGGGTGAGGGTTTCACTTCACATGTCAACATTGGAGACAAAGTGAAGGCTGGTCAAGTGCTGATCGAATTCGATACCGCTAAGATTGCTAGCGCGGGTTATCCAACGATCACGCCAATTATTGTTACAAACGCTGATGAAGTGACCGAGAGCTTGGAAGGACTCAGCGGACAAGTGACAGCAGGCCAAGACGTTATTTTAAAGGCGGTTATGAAGTCTTAA
- a CDS encoding YhgE/Pip domain-containing protein produces the protein MKKILFIYGSDLRGIITNWAAAIIISGLIFLPSLYAWFNIGASWDPYGQTSGIKIAVANEDTGTSMRGQSIALGQEIVNSLHENHNIGWVFTDRDKAIRGLKYGKYYAVIIIPANFSARIATVLTPNPEKAEIQYYVNEKINAVAPKITAKGASSIVSEVSQNFVKTANGTIFRIFNEIGVELRQELPLINNARHLAFQMVQLFPEINEAANIAVEDLQKGQTIVTKVQKELPFVAELAQKGEGFASQTSDFLARSKDAVQAAGPVAKETLVQLKQLADLAGQTINNLLSGLDVAEDLGPLQLPEHLETGLTVAAKGADSLGKLLSRLQSIAPSSRLNAKIAELDRIAADFRQMAQIARDISASADQGKDVVRSLLEKFNSLAKDASGRLDGLIGSFDSTILPAMTAALEQAQKDANHTKSILSEALSDLPVVSDIIKDAKKGLVVATTEAKTIRGRLPEAERKLKEVTNRITALEKKGSLEDLIKLLSLNYAKEGDFFCRAGHLEGDPDVPDSELWIGDVPLLHHPIIMGRRPAARLHAYRRSA, from the coding sequence GTGAAAAAGATACTATTCATTTATGGCTCGGACTTACGTGGCATTATTACCAATTGGGCTGCCGCCATCATTATATCAGGATTAATCTTCCTCCCTTCTCTATATGCCTGGTTCAATATCGGTGCTTCCTGGGATCCGTATGGTCAAACCTCGGGGATCAAGATCGCGGTTGCAAATGAAGATACTGGAACTTCGATGCGTGGACAATCCATTGCTCTAGGGCAAGAGATCGTCAACTCACTGCATGAGAACCATAATATTGGTTGGGTATTCACCGATAGAGACAAGGCAATCCGGGGCCTAAAATATGGCAAGTACTATGCCGTCATTATCATTCCGGCTAATTTCTCAGCTCGAATTGCAACGGTTCTTACCCCGAACCCCGAGAAAGCGGAAATCCAATACTATGTCAATGAGAAGATTAATGCCGTCGCGCCAAAAATCACAGCCAAAGGAGCTAGCTCGATCGTTAGCGAAGTCAGCCAGAATTTTGTGAAGACAGCCAACGGGACCATTTTTCGTATTTTCAATGAAATCGGGGTGGAATTAAGACAGGAGCTTCCTCTCATTAACAACGCCAGGCATCTCGCCTTTCAAATGGTACAGCTCTTCCCGGAGATTAACGAGGCGGCAAATATCGCTGTAGAGGATTTACAAAAAGGACAGACCATCGTCACTAAAGTACAAAAAGAACTGCCCTTTGTCGCCGAACTAGCCCAAAAAGGCGAAGGCTTTGCCAGCCAAACCTCTGATTTCCTTGCCCGTAGCAAGGACGCTGTACAAGCTGCTGGCCCAGTAGCCAAAGAGACATTAGTACAGCTTAAGCAGTTGGCCGATCTGGCTGGTCAGACGATCAACAATCTGTTATCTGGCCTCGATGTGGCTGAAGATCTGGGACCATTGCAGCTGCCGGAGCATTTGGAGACTGGGCTTACTGTTGCTGCTAAGGGAGCTGATTCACTTGGCAAGCTGCTAAGCCGATTACAGTCCATTGCTCCTAGCTCCAGATTAAATGCAAAAATAGCTGAACTGGACCGAATAGCAGCAGATTTCAGACAGATGGCGCAAATCGCAAGGGACATTTCCGCATCTGCCGACCAAGGAAAAGACGTCGTACGTTCCTTACTTGAAAAATTCAATAGTCTGGCCAAGGATGCTTCCGGACGTCTGGATGGACTAATCGGCAGCTTCGACAGCACAATACTTCCTGCAATGACAGCCGCTCTCGAACAAGCACAGAAAGACGCCAATCATACGAAGAGCATCTTGTCGGAGGCTTTATCTGACTTACCTGTCGTCAGCGACATTATTAAAGATGCTAAGAAAGGTCTGGTCGTGGCAACAACAGAGGCCAAGACCATACGCGGACGCCTTCCAGAGGCAGAGCGTAAGCTCAAGGAAGTGACCAACCGCATCACGGCTCTGGAGAAAAAAGGCTCGCTAGAGGATCTGATCAAGCTGCTGAGTCTGAACTATGCCAAGGAGGGCGATTTTTTTTGCCGAGCCGGTCATCTTGAAGGAGACCCGGATGTTCCCGATTCCGAATTATGGATCGGCGATGTCCCCCTTCTTCACCACCCTATCATTATGGGTCGGCGGCCTGCTGCTCGTCTCCATGCTTACCGTCGAAGTGCATGA
- a CDS encoding YhgE/Pip family protein encodes MFPIPNYGSAMSPFFTTLSLWVGGLLLVSMLTVEVHDKTIHGVPLRSYHEYFGRFFTFLTLALLQSLFVTAGDLWILGTYAAEPLRFILFGLLISAVFMLMIYTLVSVFGNVGKAMAIVLLVLQLAGSGGTFPIQVTPPFFQAIYPYLPFTYGIGLMREAVGGSVAGLITRDISILLIYAGLSLILGLGLKSFVNRVSTKWVKKAKSGHLIH; translated from the coding sequence ATGTTCCCGATTCCGAATTATGGATCGGCGATGTCCCCCTTCTTCACCACCCTATCATTATGGGTCGGCGGCCTGCTGCTCGTCTCCATGCTTACCGTCGAAGTGCATGACAAGACCATTCACGGCGTTCCACTACGCAGCTATCACGAGTATTTTGGCCGCTTCTTCACCTTCTTGACGCTGGCATTGCTGCAATCGCTCTTCGTAACGGCAGGAGATCTGTGGATTCTAGGAACCTATGCCGCGGAGCCACTCCGATTCATTCTGTTCGGGCTCTTGATCAGCGCGGTGTTCATGCTCATGATCTATACGTTGGTATCCGTATTCGGCAATGTTGGCAAAGCGATGGCGATCGTTCTGCTCGTTCTGCAACTAGCCGGTTCGGGCGGTACATTCCCCATTCAGGTTACACCGCCCTTCTTTCAGGCGATCTATCCTTATCTGCCCTTCACCTACGGAATCGGACTGATGCGGGAGGCCGTCGGAGGAAGCGTTGCCGGCTTGATCACAAGGGACATCAGCATTCTGCTTATCTATGCCGGCTTATCGTTAATCCTTGGGCTGGGTCTCAAAAGTTTCGTGAACCGCGTCTCCACAAAATGGGTCAAAAAAGCCAAATCCGGGCATCTGATCCATTGA
- a CDS encoding GNAT family N-acetyltransferase, translating to MKFTESWIDKADSAIRKKIIEFNLSQATGELKDDVGTVEITLVNDQDELVAGITASIYWKQMHVDFLWVDESLRGKNKGSELLEKAEEIARQHHCRYIQLETFSFQAPEFYKKKGFTVFGILDDSPYDGAQQYFLKKILE from the coding sequence ATGAAGTTTACCGAATCATGGATTGATAAGGCTGATAGTGCCATACGTAAGAAGATCATAGAATTTAACCTATCGCAAGCAACTGGAGAGCTTAAAGACGACGTAGGAACGGTTGAAATTACACTTGTTAACGATCAGGATGAACTGGTGGCAGGGATTACCGCATCGATCTATTGGAAGCAGATGCATGTCGATTTTCTGTGGGTCGACGAGTCGCTCCGCGGCAAGAACAAAGGGTCTGAACTGCTCGAAAAGGCCGAGGAAATTGCCAGACAGCATCATTGCCGTTACATCCAGCTAGAGACCTTTAGCTTCCAGGCACCGGAATTTTACAAGAAAAAAGGGTTCACCGTCTTTGGTATCCTTGATGATTCCCCTTATGACGGAGCACAACAGTATTTTCTGAAGAAAATACTTGAATAA
- the hrpB gene encoding ATP-dependent helicase HrpB, whose translation MHNSQPMPIDKVLPTLIEKLQEDGRAVLTAEPGAGKTTRTPLALLDEPWLNGQGIIMLEPRRLAARAAAVYMAQQLGESVGETVGYRIRTESRVSARTRITVVTEGILTRMLQNDPGLTGIGLIIFDEFHERSLHADLGLALAMQSRSILREDLRILVMSATLDAAAVACLLEDAPVIECKGSMYPVETIYAPTRPNELLEAAVARTVLQALNAHSGSLLVFLPGAREIRRVQSALEQEQRVGSDVLITPLYGALPQEMQQQAIAAPPAGKRKIVLATSIAESSLTVAGITVVIDSGLRRTALFSPRTGMSRLTTMRAARDSADQRRGRAGRLAPGVCYRLWSEAEDRLLAPATPPEMLEADLTPLALELAAWGASPEELVWLDEPPAAPYRQATELLRQLGALDAAGAITPHGRQMASLGLHPRLAHMLLRAVPLGLSRAACRLAALLEERDLFRGQAAANDSDLRTRLSLVMAAGEEGSPRPGAANSADVDGYALQRLLQVSGQWERQLHKIADDIQPSNEMAGGNTDDWLSFCGLLVSYAYPDRIARRRSDGRYLLRSGRGAVFRNRQLLGDEPFVAIAEVDDEGAEGRILLAAPMPEEHVYEYYRDQMEESAHADWDEHTGVVRVRRRLTLGAILLQDKPDPNPTAERITEALLSAVAEQIDTLLPWNAKSKQLQARVEFLRRLEPSWPDLTDEALARHVHEWLAPYVTGMRKRSELQSLSLYTILENRIGWARMQELQAEAPTHLIVPSGSKIPVQYEGPQAPYVSVRLQEVFGMMETPRIGYGRIPITLHLLSPASRPVQVTSDLRSFWSGTYFEIKKDLKGRYPKHYWPDDPLEATATRKVRPNKP comes from the coding sequence ATGCATAATTCACAACCGATGCCAATCGATAAGGTGTTGCCAACACTAATAGAGAAATTACAAGAGGATGGACGAGCCGTCCTGACAGCGGAGCCAGGGGCGGGGAAGACGACGCGTACGCCGCTGGCGCTGTTGGATGAGCCATGGCTGAATGGCCAAGGTATCATCATGCTGGAGCCCCGGCGTCTTGCTGCGCGAGCCGCGGCCGTCTATATGGCACAGCAATTAGGCGAATCCGTTGGAGAGACGGTCGGCTATCGCATCCGTACAGAGAGCCGAGTGTCCGCCCGAACTAGAATTACTGTTGTGACAGAGGGGATTCTGACAAGGATGCTGCAGAATGACCCGGGTTTGACCGGAATCGGACTCATTATATTTGATGAATTCCACGAGCGGAGTTTGCATGCGGATCTTGGATTGGCGCTGGCGATGCAGAGCCGTTCCATACTGCGTGAGGATTTACGGATTCTAGTCATGTCGGCTACATTGGATGCTGCTGCCGTGGCTTGTCTGCTTGAAGACGCCCCAGTCATTGAATGCAAGGGCAGCATGTATCCCGTGGAGACGATTTACGCGCCAACGCGACCGAATGAACTGCTGGAAGCGGCGGTAGCTCGCACCGTTCTGCAGGCGCTAAATGCCCATTCGGGCAGTTTGCTTGTGTTTCTGCCTGGTGCAAGGGAGATCCGCCGCGTGCAAAGCGCTTTAGAGCAGGAACAGCGGGTGGGCAGCGACGTGCTGATCACCCCGCTCTATGGCGCGCTGCCACAGGAGATGCAGCAGCAGGCGATTGCCGCACCACCTGCGGGCAAGCGCAAGATCGTATTGGCGACGTCTATCGCCGAGTCAAGTCTGACCGTGGCCGGGATCACGGTTGTCATCGACAGCGGTCTGCGGCGTACCGCGCTGTTCTCACCGCGCACCGGCATGAGCCGACTCACGACGATGCGCGCGGCGCGCGACTCGGCCGACCAGCGCCGCGGTCGGGCGGGCCGCCTCGCTCCAGGCGTGTGTTACCGCCTCTGGAGCGAGGCTGAGGATCGGTTGCTGGCCCCAGCCACGCCGCCGGAAATGCTGGAAGCGGACCTGACGCCGCTTGCCCTTGAGCTGGCTGCCTGGGGCGCCAGCCCGGAGGAGCTGGTCTGGCTGGACGAGCCGCCAGCTGCTCCATACCGCCAAGCGACCGAGCTGCTGCGCCAGCTCGGCGCACTGGATGCGGCCGGCGCGATCACGCCGCACGGCCGTCAGATGGCCTCGCTCGGATTGCATCCGCGGCTCGCCCATATGCTGCTGCGCGCGGTCCCGCTCGGGCTCTCCCGCGCGGCCTGCCGTCTGGCCGCGCTGCTCGAAGAGCGCGACCTGTTCCGCGGGCAAGCCGCTGCCAATGACAGCGATCTGCGCACGCGCCTATCGCTTGTCATGGCAGCTGGCGAAGAAGGAAGCCCGCGTCCCGGTGCCGCGAATAGCGCCGATGTGGACGGCTACGCCTTGCAGCGATTGTTGCAGGTCAGCGGCCAATGGGAGCGGCAGCTTCATAAGATAGCCGATGATATCCAGCCCAGTAATGAGATGGCTGGTGGAAATACCGATGATTGGCTGTCATTTTGCGGGTTACTTGTCTCTTATGCCTATCCGGACCGGATCGCACGGCGACGCTCGGATGGAAGATACCTACTGCGTTCGGGCCGGGGAGCGGTATTCCGGAATAGGCAGCTGCTCGGCGACGAGCCGTTTGTTGCCATTGCAGAAGTTGATGACGAAGGCGCGGAGGGCCGTATTTTGCTAGCCGCTCCGATGCCGGAGGAGCATGTATATGAGTATTATCGGGATCAGATGGAGGAGAGCGCTCATGCGGATTGGGATGAACATACTGGGGTAGTGCGGGTGCGCCGTCGTCTGACGTTAGGAGCCATTTTGCTACAGGATAAGCCGGATCCAAATCCAACCGCAGAGCGAATTACAGAAGCGCTGCTTAGCGCAGTGGCGGAGCAAATCGACACGTTGCTGCCTTGGAATGCCAAGTCAAAACAGCTGCAGGCTCGAGTGGAGTTCCTGCGCCGTCTTGAGCCTTCCTGGCCTGATCTAACGGATGAAGCATTGGCTCGTCACGTACATGAATGGCTAGCGCCTTATGTGACCGGTATGCGCAAGCGTTCGGAGCTCCAGAGCCTGTCGCTTTATACGATTCTGGAAAATAGGATCGGTTGGGCTCGAATGCAGGAACTTCAGGCTGAAGCGCCGACACATTTGATCGTTCCAAGCGGATCCAAGATACCGGTTCAATATGAGGGTCCGCAGGCGCCATATGTCTCAGTCCGTCTGCAGGAGGTATTCGGCATGATGGAGACGCCGCGAATCGGCTACGGACGTATCCCGATTACACTGCATCTGCTGTCGCCTGCCAGCCGTCCTGTCCAGGTGACCTCGGATTTGCGCAGCTTCTGGAGCGGTACTTACTTTGAGATCAAGAAGGATCTGAAGGGGCGCTATCCGAAACATTATTGGCCGGATGATCCGTTGGAGGCTACAGCCACCCGCAAGGTCCGCCCCAACAAACCTTGA
- the gluQRS gene encoding tRNA glutamyl-Q(34) synthetase GluQRS, with the protein MRRGRFAPTPSGDMHLGNAKIALLSWLQIRAAGGQFILRIEDIDIQRSRPEITERIIIDLKWLGLDWDEGPEAGCSYGPYWQSERLELYHEALVKLQAKHRLYPCYCSRAELLAVAGAPHGLASEGTAYAGTCRFLSEAERIEKAKSKTPSLRFALGEDATSFEDGIFGPQSFPPGSGGDFIVRRADGMYSYQLAVTIDDALMGITDVLRGADLLDSTPRQLQLYQVLELTPPTFAHAPLLLGEDGHRLAKRHGDLSISALRTAGARPEAIIGWIAYICGIISKPEPVQASDLVSSFSLHSIKHQPFILTQQIIRQLLPS; encoded by the coding sequence ATGAGACGAGGACGCTTTGCGCCTACTCCTTCAGGGGATATGCATCTTGGCAACGCCAAAATCGCCCTGCTATCCTGGCTGCAAATCCGTGCGGCCGGCGGACAATTTATTCTGCGAATTGAAGACATTGATATACAGCGCTCCAGACCGGAGATTACAGAGAGGATTATCATCGATTTGAAATGGCTCGGGCTGGATTGGGATGAAGGCCCAGAGGCGGGCTGCTCCTATGGCCCTTATTGGCAAAGCGAGCGGCTCGAGCTGTACCATGAAGCATTGGTCAAGCTGCAGGCGAAGCACCGCCTCTATCCGTGCTACTGCAGTCGCGCCGAGTTGCTGGCTGTGGCTGGCGCGCCGCACGGCCTTGCCTCCGAGGGCACGGCTTACGCTGGGACCTGCCGCTTCCTGAGCGAAGCAGAGCGCATAGAAAAAGCCAAGAGCAAGACGCCTTCGCTGCGTTTTGCTCTTGGCGAGGATGCCACCTCCTTCGAGGATGGCATCTTTGGTCCACAATCGTTCCCGCCCGGCAGTGGCGGGGACTTCATCGTACGGCGAGCAGACGGGATGTATTCCTACCAGCTCGCCGTCACCATCGATGATGCCTTGATGGGCATCACCGATGTTCTGCGCGGCGCGGATCTGCTCGATTCCACGCCGCGCCAGCTCCAGCTCTATCAAGTGCTGGAGCTAACCCCGCCTACCTTCGCCCACGCACCGCTGCTGCTCGGCGAAGACGGACATCGCCTGGCCAAGCGGCATGGCGATCTCAGCATATCCGCGCTGCGCACAGCTGGCGCGAGGCCAGAAGCAATCATCGGCTGGATCGCTTACATCTGCGGAATCATCAGCAAGCCGGAGCCCGTCCAGGCAAGCGATCTGGTCAGCAGCTTCTCGCTGCATTCAATAAAGCACCAGCCTTTTATACTGACGCAGCAAATCATTCGTCAGCTCCTGCCCTCCTAA
- a CDS encoding SDR family oxidoreductase — MTENLSKSGRFSGRTALITGAGSGIGRAAALKLAGEGANVALFDLIDERTRSTERHINEVIHGHSRAFDVDVADPVRVEQAVKEVVTHFGGIDIVFANAGINGVLAPVEELSFDDWERTISINLGGTFLTVKHTVPYLKQQDSGSIIITSSINGNDRFSGFGMSAYSTTKAGQVAFAKMMALELAKYKIRVNVICPGAISTNIDSSTEVREELKEIVIPVEYPEGSQPLADGPGQPAQVADLVAYLASDESSHITGARIVIDGAESLL; from the coding sequence ATGACAGAAAATCTTAGCAAGTCCGGAAGATTTAGTGGAAGAACAGCGCTGATCACCGGAGCGGGCTCTGGGATCGGTAGAGCAGCAGCATTGAAGCTAGCGGGGGAAGGGGCCAATGTCGCTCTCTTTGATCTTATCGATGAGCGCACCCGTAGTACGGAGCGACATATTAATGAAGTGATTCATGGCCATTCACGAGCCTTCGATGTCGATGTTGCTGATCCGGTAAGGGTCGAGCAGGCCGTGAAGGAAGTGGTGACTCATTTTGGCGGGATTGATATCGTCTTCGCAAATGCCGGGATTAATGGTGTGCTGGCGCCTGTGGAGGAATTGAGCTTCGATGATTGGGAGAGGACGATCAGCATTAATCTGGGTGGTACATTCTTGACCGTCAAGCATACCGTACCTTATTTGAAACAGCAAGACAGTGGAAGCATTATCATAACGAGCTCAATCAATGGTAATGACCGCTTCTCCGGCTTTGGAATGTCGGCATACAGTACAACGAAGGCGGGACAGGTTGCCTTTGCCAAGATGATGGCGCTGGAACTTGCCAAATATAAAATCCGCGTCAACGTCATCTGCCCGGGTGCCATTTCGACGAATATTGATTCGTCCACTGAAGTTCGTGAAGAACTGAAGGAGATTGTGATTCCCGTCGAATATCCGGAGGGCTCACAGCCGCTTGCGGATGGTCCGGGCCAACCTGCTCAAGTAGCCGATTTGGTCGCTTACCTGGCTAGCGATGAATCCTCGCATATTACAGGGGCGCGCATTGTCATCGACGGTGCGGAGTCGTTGTTATAG
- a CDS encoding ABC-2 transporter permease — protein MSNIINLVRKDFILQRRYLWIIALYVLAFSGMFSTNNPNMLYGLFPGMMLILVVGSDMRLGNQQFLITLPIKRSIIVLAKYVSSVLAIFLAEAVCFGVSFGIRQFNSEIVFNEYFLLAGSLASVLLTMSIYLPLYYWLGIHGAQFLNIAMMVLVMLGNIAISSIAGDTNDIEQVTSWINSHQTGSIALGISSLLLIIVISYLISWSIFKRRDL, from the coding sequence GTGTCTAATATTATCAATCTGGTACGTAAGGATTTCATTCTACAGCGCCGTTATTTATGGATTATCGCACTCTACGTACTCGCGTTCTCTGGAATGTTCTCAACGAATAATCCGAATATGCTATATGGTCTCTTCCCGGGGATGATGCTGATTCTCGTCGTTGGTAGCGATATGCGGCTGGGCAATCAGCAGTTCCTGATCACATTGCCAATTAAGCGCAGCATTATCGTGTTAGCCAAATATGTATCCTCAGTCTTGGCCATTTTCTTAGCGGAGGCTGTTTGCTTTGGAGTCAGCTTTGGGATAAGGCAATTTAATTCGGAGATTGTATTTAATGAATACTTTCTGTTAGCCGGAAGCTTGGCTTCGGTGCTGTTGACGATGAGTATCTATTTGCCTTTGTATTATTGGCTTGGTATACACGGTGCGCAGTTTTTGAATATCGCCATGATGGTACTTGTCATGCTGGGCAATATCGCTATATCGAGCATTGCGGGTGACACAAATGACATTGAGCAGGTCACTTCATGGATCAATTCCCATCAGACAGGGAGTATCGCGCTTGGTATAAGCTCATTGCTGCTGATCATCGTCATATCCTATCTAATCTCCTGGTCCATCTTTAAGAGAAGGGATCTTTAA